In Liquorilactobacillus nagelii DSM 13675, the following proteins share a genomic window:
- the asd gene encoding aspartate-semialdehyde dehydrogenase produces the protein MSEKLKVGILGATGMVGQRYITLLADHPWFDVVLVAASPRSAGKTYGQAVAGRWKMEEDIPAKVKDLKVLDVNQVTEIAAQVDFVFSAVSMSKAEIRQIEEEYAKAEIPVVSNNSAHRWTPDVPMIVPEINPEHSEVIKYQRERLGTKRGFIAVKPNCSIQSYAPALTAWRKFEPTQVVATTYQAISGAGKTFKDAPEILNNVIPFISGEEEKSEKEPMKIWGYVDPQKKEIVPATAPVITSQCLRVAVLYGHTAAAFVNFKQKPSKEELIAALEAYSGVPQKLNLPSAPKQFIQYLTEDDRPQVRYDVNFEHGMGISIGRLRPDKIFDWKFIGLSHNTARGAAGGAILCAELLKAQGYISAK, from the coding sequence ATGAGTGAAAAATTAAAAGTAGGTATTTTAGGTGCCACTGGAATGGTAGGTCAGCGTTACATTACCTTGTTAGCCGACCATCCTTGGTTCGATGTTGTTTTAGTAGCGGCTAGTCCCCGCAGCGCTGGTAAGACTTATGGACAAGCAGTTGCCGGACGTTGGAAAATGGAAGAAGATATTCCAGCTAAAGTTAAAGATTTAAAAGTGTTAGATGTTAATCAAGTAACAGAGATCGCCGCTCAAGTTGATTTTGTTTTTTCAGCTGTCAGCATGTCAAAAGCTGAAATTCGTCAAATTGAGGAAGAATATGCTAAAGCTGAAATACCGGTTGTTTCCAATAATAGTGCTCATCGTTGGACACCAGATGTTCCAATGATCGTTCCGGAAATCAATCCAGAACACAGCGAGGTGATTAAGTATCAGCGCGAACGTCTAGGTACTAAGCGTGGTTTTATCGCGGTTAAGCCGAACTGCTCGATTCAAAGCTATGCTCCAGCATTGACTGCTTGGCGGAAGTTTGAACCAACTCAAGTTGTCGCGACTACCTATCAAGCAATTTCAGGTGCTGGTAAAACTTTTAAAGACGCTCCAGAAATTTTAAATAACGTAATTCCTTTCATTAGTGGTGAAGAAGAAAAATCAGAAAAAGAACCAATGAAGATTTGGGGTTACGTTGATCCACAAAAAAAAGAAATAGTGCCAGCCACTGCACCAGTTATTACTAGCCAATGCTTGCGGGTTGCGGTATTGTACGGACATACCGCGGCAGCGTTCGTCAATTTTAAACAAAAGCCAAGTAAGGAAGAATTAATTGCTGCATTGGAAGCATATAGTGGGGTTCCACAAAAATTAAATTTGCCGAGTGCGCCTAAGCAATTCATTCAATATTTAACTGAAGATGACCGCCCCCAAGTACGTTATGATGTTAACTTTGAACACGGCATGGGCATCTCGATCGGTCGTTTGCGTCCAGATAAGATATTTGATTGGAAGTTTATTGGCTTATCACATAATACTGCTCGTGGTGCTGCTGGTGGTGCCATTTTATGTGCTGAATTGTTGAAAGCTCAAGGCTACATTAGTGCTAAATAA
- a CDS encoding sucrose-specific PTS transporter subunit IIBC yields MDHKQVATDVIKALHQDNIVAAAHCATRLRLVLKDDAKIDQAALDDNPGVKGTFKTNGQYQIIIGPGDVNKVYDEMIKQTGLSEASTEDLKQVAAKGKRFNPVMAFIKLLSDIFVPIIPALVAGGLLMALNNFLTSQGLFGPKALVVTYPAIKGISDMIQVMSAAPFIFMPILVGISAASRFGANRFLGAAVGMIMTTPGLIEGKYWNILGMHVSQNNYQYQVIPVLAAVYILSVLEKWLHKKLPAAVDFTFTPLISLMVTGFLTFIIVGPVMRSLSDAITAGIVWLYDTLGFVGTGIFGLVYSPIVLTGLHQAFPAIETQLIAAFTQNHTGYGDFIFVVASMANIAQGAACFAIFMLTKNKKMKGLASSATVSACLGITEPALFGVNLKYRFPFFCALIGSGVASAIAGFMHVIAVSLGSAAFLGFLSIDAKSIPIYILCELISFAVAFTLTFLYGKKNAHLIDPVPVVGATEQTKVEKKAVAVAKKQLSLHDEVIAAPVAGQTKSLSEVNDKVFSAKLMGDGTAIVPESGDLFAPVNGEVTVTYDDSKHAYGFKSDDGAEVLLHIGIDTVELKGKYFETSVTQGQRVNEGQKIGSFDLAGIKQAGYDPTVMIVVTNTADYASVDRIDVKTVKPGEKVVSVTAR; encoded by the coding sequence ATGGATCACAAGCAAGTAGCGACTGATGTGATTAAGGCATTGCATCAAGATAATATCGTTGCTGCAGCTCATTGTGCCACTCGATTGCGGCTAGTTTTAAAAGACGACGCTAAGATTGATCAAGCAGCCTTGGATGATAATCCTGGAGTTAAGGGTACTTTCAAAACTAATGGTCAGTACCAAATTATTATTGGACCAGGTGATGTTAACAAGGTTTATGATGAGATGATCAAGCAAACAGGTTTAAGCGAAGCATCCACCGAGGATTTGAAGCAAGTCGCCGCGAAAGGTAAACGCTTTAATCCGGTAATGGCATTTATTAAATTATTATCTGATATTTTTGTTCCAATTATTCCAGCCTTGGTTGCCGGTGGTTTGTTGATGGCTTTGAACAACTTTTTGACTTCACAAGGTTTGTTTGGACCCAAAGCACTAGTGGTAACTTATCCGGCAATTAAGGGTATTTCAGATATGATCCAAGTTATGTCGGCAGCACCATTTATCTTTATGCCGATTTTAGTTGGTATTTCAGCTGCCAGCCGTTTTGGAGCAAATCGTTTCCTAGGTGCTGCTGTTGGGATGATTATGACAACGCCCGGCTTAATTGAAGGCAAGTATTGGAATATTTTAGGGATGCATGTTTCACAAAATAATTATCAATATCAAGTTATCCCTGTTTTAGCAGCAGTTTATATTTTGTCTGTTTTAGAAAAATGGTTGCATAAAAAATTGCCGGCTGCGGTTGACTTTACCTTTACGCCGTTGATTTCATTAATGGTAACCGGCTTTTTAACCTTTATTATTGTCGGACCAGTGATGCGCAGTTTGTCAGACGCAATTACTGCCGGAATTGTTTGGTTGTATGACACGTTAGGCTTTGTGGGAACTGGTATTTTTGGTTTAGTTTATTCGCCGATTGTTCTGACTGGTTTGCATCAGGCTTTTCCAGCGATAGAGACGCAATTGATTGCGGCATTTACGCAAAACCATACGGGATATGGTGATTTTATTTTTGTGGTAGCTTCAATGGCTAACATTGCACAAGGTGCTGCTTGTTTTGCAATTTTTATGTTAACAAAAAACAAGAAAATGAAAGGACTCGCTTCTTCTGCAACTGTTTCAGCTTGCTTAGGAATTACTGAGCCGGCATTGTTTGGGGTTAACTTGAAGTATCGTTTTCCATTCTTCTGTGCGTTAATTGGTTCAGGCGTAGCGTCGGCAATTGCTGGATTTATGCATGTTATTGCAGTTTCATTAGGTTCAGCTGCATTTCTTGGCTTCTTATCAATTGATGCAAAATCTATTCCAATCTACATCTTATGCGAATTGATTAGTTTTGCTGTGGCTTTCACATTGACTTTCTTATATGGTAAAAAGAATGCGCATTTAATTGATCCTGTGCCAGTCGTTGGCGCAACTGAACAAACTAAAGTTGAAAAAAAAGCTGTTGCAGTTGCAAAAAAACAATTAAGTCTACATGATGAAGTAATTGCTGCACCCGTAGCCGGTCAAACTAAATCTTTGAGCGAAGTTAATGACAAAGTTTTCTCAGCCAAATTAATGGGTGATGGAACAGCTATTGTTCCTGAAAGTGGTGATCTTTTTGCACCGGTAAATGGTGAAGTTACTGTGACTTATGATGATAGTAAACATGCATATGGATTTAAATCAGATGATGGGGCAGAAGTTTTGCTGCACATCGGGATTGACACAGTTGAATTAAAGGGTAAATACTTTGAAACAAGTGTGACCCAAGGACAACGGGTAAACGAGGGACAAAAAATTGGCAGTTTTGATTTGGCCGGAATTAAACAAGCTGGGTATGATCCAACTGTAATGATAGTAGTTACCAATACGGCAGACTATGCCAGTGTTGATCGAATAGACGTTAAGACAGTAAAACCTGGCGAAAAAGTTGTCTCTGTTACGGCACGTTAG
- a CDS encoding sucrose-6-phosphate hydrolase, translated as MEWTRKQRYLPYNQWPADYLEKIRQQTATSAYRPRYHTAPTSGLLNDPNGFSFFNGQWHLFYQSFPYGPVHGLKSWVHLVSDDLVTWKDLGPALLPDTPYDAQGVYSGSAHVIGDRLFLMYTGNVRDQSWTRHPYQNGAWMDQDNHITKLKQPLFGQPNHTTDHFRDPQLLEKAGHYYALLGAQNATDQQGKIALFTSDNLTDWQDCGYLNFSKQNLGYMIECPNLIWINQQPVLIFCPQGLDKKLLDYQNIYPNTYLIGQQCDLSQAEFKSNQSLALLDHGFDVYASQAFNAPDGKAYLVSWLGLPDIEYPTDQENWAHCLSLIKQLTLKNGRVYQQPVPAIKKLRQKQSLLRDKVAPAQEKTLVEKPGQQYELQLNLPADIQGSLQLFRDQSQKQGFKINFNTNQAAHLEVDRSQAGQQFALDYGTKRQVELTAHHPLFLDIFVDNSICEIFVNHGEFVFSQRIFPQLQAAKQITLEADQEIIYNGCWWQLAE; from the coding sequence ATGGAATGGACACGCAAGCAACGCTACTTACCTTACAACCAGTGGCCCGCAGATTATTTAGAAAAAATTCGGCAGCAAACTGCTACCTCAGCTTATCGGCCGCGTTATCACACTGCTCCGACTTCGGGATTGTTAAATGATCCGAACGGTTTCAGTTTTTTCAATGGCCAATGGCATTTATTTTATCAATCTTTCCCTTATGGTCCGGTTCATGGATTAAAATCTTGGGTTCATTTAGTTTCAGATGATTTAGTTACTTGGAAAGATCTAGGACCTGCACTCTTGCCGGATACTCCTTACGACGCTCAAGGAGTCTATTCAGGATCAGCTCATGTGATCGGTGACCGCCTATTTTTGATGTACACTGGCAATGTCCGTGACCAGAGCTGGACACGCCACCCCTATCAAAACGGTGCCTGGATGGATCAAGACAATCACATTACTAAGTTAAAGCAACCGCTTTTTGGTCAGCCCAATCATACAACTGATCATTTTCGCGATCCCCAATTATTAGAAAAAGCTGGTCATTACTATGCTCTGCTCGGAGCTCAGAATGCAACGGATCAGCAAGGAAAAATTGCTTTATTTACCTCAGACAATCTAACAGATTGGCAAGATTGTGGATATCTAAATTTCAGTAAGCAAAATTTGGGTTATATGATTGAGTGCCCAAATTTAATTTGGATCAACCAACAGCCAGTATTGATTTTTTGTCCTCAAGGTTTGGACAAAAAATTGCTTGATTACCAAAATATTTATCCAAATACCTATTTGATCGGTCAACAATGCGACTTAAGTCAAGCCGAGTTTAAATCTAACCAATCATTGGCCCTATTAGACCATGGCTTTGATGTTTATGCCAGCCAAGCTTTTAATGCTCCTGATGGTAAAGCTTATTTGGTCAGCTGGTTAGGCTTGCCTGACATTGAGTATCCAACTGACCAAGAAAACTGGGCTCATTGTCTAAGCTTAATTAAACAATTAACTCTGAAAAATGGACGAGTTTACCAACAACCAGTTCCAGCAATCAAGAAATTGCGTCAAAAGCAGTCCTTACTAAGGGATAAAGTAGCGCCAGCTCAAGAAAAAACTCTTGTAGAAAAACCTGGTCAACAATATGAATTGCAGTTGAATCTTCCAGCTGACATCCAAGGCTCACTGCAACTATTCCGCGATCAGTCCCAAAAACAAGGATTTAAAATTAATTTCAACACTAACCAAGCCGCACACTTAGAAGTTGATCGCTCTCAAGCTGGTCAACAATTTGCACTCGACTATGGCACCAAACGCCAAGTTGAACTGACAGCTCATCATCCTTTATTCTTGGATATTTTTGTAGACAATTCAATTTGCGAAATTTTCGTTAATCATGGTGAATTTGTTTTTAGTCAGCGAATTTTCCCACAATTACAAGCAGCTAAACAAATTACCCTAGAAGCCGACCAAGAAATAATTTATAATGGTTGTTGGTGGCAGTTAGCAGAATAA
- a CDS encoding LacI family DNA-binding transcriptional regulator, producing the protein MRPKLTDVAARSGVSVTTVSRVINNYGYLSQQTKDKVFQAMRDLNYQPNSLARSLHGKKTLLIGVIFPSITNPFFAELVERIENRLFNQNYKIILCNSADNKEKERDYLRMLIANQVDGIIAGTHNLGIDEYNKVGLPIVSFDRRLSDKIPIVSSDNLRGTALATQELYQAGARHIYFLGNPHQIGNPTDLRLQGYQQTITKLKLTPHIHAVAFDESPTLKSLSIKKMLTQHHADGIVCTDDLTAILVLQAAQKLGIAVPQSLKVVGFDGTAFIQEYHPELSTIVQPIDDLASLLVNLLVERIDHADQPLEQMQYVLPVKLLRSQSTFNLDE; encoded by the coding sequence GTGCGTCCGAAATTGACCGATGTTGCAGCAAGATCCGGAGTTTCTGTCACAACCGTTTCACGCGTAATTAATAATTACGGCTATCTAAGCCAGCAAACCAAAGATAAAGTTTTTCAAGCGATGCGAGATTTGAATTATCAGCCAAATTCTTTAGCTCGGTCCTTGCATGGTAAGAAAACTTTATTGATCGGTGTAATTTTTCCTTCGATTACCAACCCATTTTTTGCAGAACTGGTTGAACGAATTGAGAACAGGCTCTTTAACCAAAACTACAAAATTATTTTGTGTAATAGTGCAGACAATAAGGAAAAAGAGCGCGATTACTTACGGATGTTGATTGCTAATCAGGTTGACGGGATTATAGCGGGAACTCATAATTTAGGAATTGATGAGTATAACAAAGTTGGTTTGCCAATCGTCTCATTTGACCGACGTCTATCTGATAAAATTCCAATTGTCAGCAGTGATAATTTGCGTGGGACAGCACTGGCAACACAAGAACTCTATCAAGCTGGCGCTCGGCATATTTATTTTTTAGGGAATCCACATCAGATTGGTAATCCGACTGATTTACGATTACAAGGCTATCAACAGACAATTACCAAATTAAAGTTAACCCCGCATATTCACGCCGTTGCTTTTGATGAATCACCAACCTTGAAATCTTTATCGATCAAAAAAATGCTGACACAACATCATGCGGATGGCATCGTCTGTACCGATGATTTGACAGCAATCTTAGTTTTGCAAGCTGCACAAAAATTAGGAATTGCGGTTCCGCAATCCTTAAAAGTCGTCGGTTTTGATGGAACCGCCTTTATCCAAGAATATCATCCAGAGCTATCGACAATTGTCCAGCCAATTGATGATCTTGCTTCATTATTGGTAAACTTGCTGGTTGAACGTATTGACCATGCTGATCAACCGTTAGAACAAATGCAATATGTCCTGCCAGTTAAATTACTGCGCAGTCAATCAACATTTAATTTAGATGAATAA
- the scrK gene encoding fructokinase ScrK, with amino-acid sequence MLLGSIEAGGTKFVCAVGDQNYQVKQSVTFPTTDPATTIKNSIEFFQQFADLSAIGIASFGPIEIRRSAPNYGFVTSTPKPGWKDTDFVGPIQKALNVPVYWTTDVNGSAYGEWVAYQQANEPLDSLVYYTVGTGIGAGIVNDGHFIGSQGHPELGHVYVKRHPADLDFDGTCPFHGDCLEGLASGPTFKARLGIAGQNVPLTDPTWDIIAYYVAQAAIQTTLAFRPAKIIIGGGVSSETFLQKVRQQFKELMNDYIEVGKLEDYIVMPKVADNGSATLGDFALAAKELENNY; translated from the coding sequence ATGCTTTTAGGCAGTATCGAAGCTGGTGGCACCAAATTTGTTTGTGCCGTCGGTGACCAAAACTATCAAGTTAAACAATCAGTAACCTTTCCAACTACAGATCCAGCAACAACTATTAAAAATTCAATTGAATTTTTTCAACAGTTTGCCGATCTTAGTGCCATTGGGATCGCTTCTTTTGGCCCGATTGAAATTAGACGAAGTGCCCCCAATTATGGCTTTGTAACCTCAACACCAAAGCCAGGCTGGAAAGACACTGATTTTGTTGGACCAATTCAGAAAGCTTTAAACGTCCCTGTCTATTGGACAACTGATGTTAATGGGTCAGCTTATGGCGAATGGGTTGCTTATCAGCAAGCAAATGAACCGCTCGACTCTTTAGTTTATTATACTGTTGGAACCGGTATTGGTGCCGGAATTGTCAATGATGGACACTTTATTGGTAGTCAAGGTCATCCGGAACTTGGTCACGTTTATGTCAAACGTCATCCAGCCGATTTAGATTTTGACGGAACTTGTCCATTTCATGGTGATTGCTTAGAAGGACTAGCTTCTGGTCCAACATTTAAAGCTCGTTTGGGCATTGCAGGGCAAAATGTTCCTTTGACGGATCCAACCTGGGATATCATTGCCTATTATGTTGCACAGGCTGCTATTCAAACTACCTTGGCTTTCCGCCCTGCTAAAATTATTATTGGCGGCGGTGTATCCAGCGAAACTTTTCTGCAAAAGGTTCGGCAGCAATTTAAAGAACTTATGAATGACTACATTGAAGTTGGAAAATTAGAAGACTACATTGTAATGCCTAAAGTAGCTGACAATGGTTCGGCTACGCTGGGAGATTTTGCTTTAGCAGCTAAAGAGCTCGAAAATAATTATTAA
- a CDS encoding PH domain-containing protein, whose amino-acid sequence MLAGYEWFFFKYLIATDRLIITKGWLAKKQIEVPYQRIQTIHRQTLFFLKPFKISSLIIETAGAGGGNETLLAVKERVYLQLQQHRQAKQVGAKAKLVTEVEPQYQITAAAIWKFTFTDGGIFAMLFAALTLIDQVKTYLPNGLLDHEWKNVLNYGITAILCLLGIFMVLLMTVTLLKNLLRYYHFEVWREGENLIVRRGFFNRDTLTVPLHRIQALQFRQTLLRRLLHLTSVELILAAGKNTGEDEGINDDTFYLLPIIADQRVFPLLQQLMPEWKLVSPRLIDLKPANRLYFLRFPGLFCGALIIIGAWINIYLAIGAVGLTALVLGYLWWAAGYQQAGKINSKLLTYRTVQAANIVTLITPTNKIQQTSIQFIQVTGYIQLVLGILAWKLKLVRVPARLN is encoded by the coding sequence TTGTTGGCGGGCTATGAGTGGTTTTTCTTCAAATATTTGATTGCAACGGATCGCTTGATTATTACCAAAGGCTGGTTAGCAAAAAAACAAATTGAAGTTCCTTATCAAAGAATCCAAACGATTCATCGTCAAACACTGTTTTTTCTAAAACCATTTAAGATTTCTAGTTTGATAATTGAAACAGCAGGTGCAGGCGGTGGCAATGAAACCTTGTTAGCAGTTAAAGAGCGAGTTTATCTGCAATTGCAACAACATCGGCAAGCTAAGCAAGTTGGCGCTAAAGCAAAATTAGTTACTGAAGTTGAGCCGCAATATCAAATTACGGCAGCAGCTATCTGGAAATTCACCTTCACTGATGGTGGTATTTTTGCAATGTTATTTGCGGCGTTAACGTTAATCGATCAAGTAAAGACCTATCTACCGAACGGGTTGCTTGATCATGAGTGGAAGAATGTTCTTAATTACGGAATAACTGCAATTTTATGTTTGTTAGGAATTTTTATGGTGTTGTTAATGACAGTTACACTTCTTAAGAACTTATTACGTTATTACCATTTTGAAGTTTGGCGAGAAGGTGAAAATCTGATCGTTAGGCGTGGATTTTTTAACCGAGATACATTGACCGTGCCATTACATCGTATTCAAGCTTTGCAATTTCGGCAAACCCTTTTGCGAAGATTACTACATTTAACCAGCGTTGAACTGATTTTAGCAGCTGGTAAGAATACAGGTGAAGACGAAGGAATTAACGACGACACCTTTTATTTACTGCCAATCATCGCTGACCAGCGAGTGTTTCCGCTTCTACAGCAATTAATGCCAGAATGGAAACTTGTTTCACCGCGATTAATTGATTTAAAACCAGCCAATCGATTATATTTTTTACGTTTTCCAGGACTTTTTTGTGGCGCTTTAATAATTATTGGCGCCTGGATTAATATATATTTGGCAATTGGCGCTGTCGGACTGACAGCTTTAGTTTTAGGGTATCTTTGGTGGGCAGCAGGATACCAGCAAGCTGGGAAAATTAATTCCAAGCTTTTAACTTATCGGACGGTGCAAGCTGCCAACATTGTTACTTTGATTACACCGACAAATAAAATTCAGCAGACTTCTATTCAATTCATACAGGTTACTGGTTATATTCAACTGGTATTGGGCATTTTAGCCTGGAAATTAAAGCTGGTCAGAGTGCCCGCAAGGTTAAATTAA
- a CDS encoding PH domain-containing protein yields MNISDYPLLTCQLPQKIKKVWLAQAIISFLLSVLILLVLYWVAEKFFSWSWVPLAGMILAVIFLLMLVSEIILIPYRYAFDRFQINSSELALQEGFFFRKTTFVPIIRIQHVEMHQGPLMRTQHLASLIIHTAATTHEIHGLTLNDASRFREQIIELVQAVKEDV; encoded by the coding sequence TTGAACATTAGTGACTATCCGCTGCTGACTTGCCAATTGCCACAGAAAATTAAAAAAGTGTGGTTAGCTCAAGCAATTATTAGCTTTCTTTTAAGCGTCTTAATTTTACTGGTACTTTATTGGGTGGCAGAAAAGTTTTTTTCCTGGTCTTGGGTGCCATTAGCCGGTATGATTTTAGCGGTAATTTTTTTATTAATGCTGGTTAGCGAAATAATCTTAATTCCTTACCGCTATGCATTTGACCGTTTTCAAATTAATTCGAGTGAATTAGCTTTACAAGAAGGGTTCTTCTTTCGCAAAACAACTTTTGTCCCGATTATTCGTATTCAACACGTCGAAATGCATCAAGGACCACTAATGAGGACACAGCACTTAGCTTCTTTAATTATTCATACGGCGGCAACCACTCATGAAATACATGGTTTAACTTTAAATGATGCCAGTCGTTTTCGCGAACAAATCATCGAATTAGTTCAGGCGGTGAAAGAAGATGTCTGA
- a CDS encoding ABC transporter substrate-binding protein, with protein sequence MKIRQVLLKTFGVAAAILTIGSFSATQVKATTTGRTKVVFWNEMTGPAQIQLNKFVKEFNQSQTKYQVVSQFEGSYNEAVQKILNTHGTDASPAVFQSMDVSTSQIYHSGYTTPVQKFIDQDHYDISKISSVARAFYSQNGKLLSMPFNTSQPVLYYNATLLKKYHITPPPTDPSYSDITRVATQLYQRSHKQVKGLSIEIYGWFFEQFLANAGESMANQADGHDGTPTKVNFTSSGAIKTMKWIQENIKSGALMNFGSGSSASANEMAAFLSGKLGMFLQSSASLSQLTVGDKDKLGVTYYPHPDGQKANGVAIGGASLWISNDKSSTVQHGSWEFIKFLMKAKNQAQWQVATGYLALNKDSQQEKTLQKLYQKVPAAKVPGEQLRKTEPNKTNSGVFLQGLIQERTLTQTAMDQIYNGSNIKTSLQEAEKAMNSYLKSNNLANGVK encoded by the coding sequence ATGAAAATACGCCAAGTTTTGCTGAAAACTTTTGGGGTTGCTGCTGCAATTTTAACAATTGGGAGTTTTTCAGCAACTCAAGTCAAAGCAACAACTACTGGAAGGACAAAGGTTGTTTTTTGGAATGAAATGACGGGGCCGGCTCAAATACAGTTGAATAAATTTGTCAAAGAATTTAATCAATCGCAAACGAAATATCAAGTAGTTTCTCAATTTGAAGGAAGTTATAATGAAGCTGTACAAAAAATATTGAACACCCATGGAACAGACGCTTCACCAGCAGTTTTTCAATCAATGGATGTTTCGACTAGTCAAATTTATCATAGTGGCTATACGACTCCAGTTCAAAAGTTTATTGACCAGGATCACTATGATATTAGCAAAATTTCTTCGGTAGCACGTGCCTTTTATTCACAAAATGGTAAACTGTTATCAATGCCATTTAACACTTCACAGCCTGTACTGTATTACAATGCGACGCTGTTAAAAAAATATCACATCACTCCACCGCCAACGGATCCCAGTTATAGTGATATTACGCGCGTTGCTACTCAGCTTTATCAGCGTTCACATAAACAAGTTAAAGGGCTGAGCATTGAAATTTATGGCTGGTTTTTCGAACAGTTCTTAGCTAATGCTGGCGAATCAATGGCTAATCAAGCTGATGGTCATGATGGCACACCAACCAAAGTTAATTTTACCTCTTCGGGAGCTATTAAAACGATGAAGTGGATTCAAGAAAATATAAAGTCGGGAGCATTAATGAATTTTGGCTCTGGTTCAAGTGCTTCGGCCAATGAGATGGCAGCATTTTTATCTGGAAAGCTAGGAATGTTTCTCCAGTCCTCAGCTTCTCTTAGTCAATTAACAGTTGGAGACAAAGATAAATTGGGAGTTACTTATTATCCTCATCCCGATGGTCAAAAAGCCAACGGGGTAGCAATTGGCGGGGCATCGTTGTGGATTTCTAACGATAAGTCTTCAACAGTTCAGCATGGTTCGTGGGAATTTATCAAGTTTTTGATGAAGGCTAAAAATCAAGCACAATGGCAGGTAGCAACTGGATATTTAGCTCTAAACAAAGATTCACAACAAGAAAAAACTTTACAGAAGCTATATCAAAAGGTACCAGCGGCTAAAGTACCGGGAGAACAGCTTAGGAAAACAGAACCGAACAAAACTAATTCGGGAGTCTTTTTGCAAGGATTAATTCAAGAGAGAACTTTAACTCAGACAGCAATGGATCAGATTTATAATGGTTCCAACATTAAGACATCTTTACAAGAAGCTGAGAAAGCTATGAATAGTTACCTTAAATCAAACAACTTAGCTAATGGGGTAAAATAA
- a CDS encoding carbohydrate ABC transporter permease, with translation MIEAHSKRQKVLEYTVLLLLTVFILIPFALGFWTSFLPTADISKGALWSSHLSFDNYVAAITQTPIIRYLFNSLVISLLTMLAQLLFCSMSAYAFVFLKFKGRDGLFYLVLATMMLPFEAEVIPNFATVRSLNLLNHYAVMVVPFLTSAFGIFMLRQAFLQIPAEVKEAADVEGLSHWQFYGKVVLPYSRISLLTLAAYSFLASWNQYLWPMLTTFSDNFRPVQDGLRQLQSQETFNNWGMIQASAAIVVIPTLLVLFIGQHYFKSGLNEGAVK, from the coding sequence ATGATTGAAGCACATTCAAAACGTCAAAAGGTTTTAGAATATACCGTTTTACTGTTGTTGACCGTCTTTATCTTGATACCATTTGCGCTAGGTTTTTGGACAAGTTTCTTACCGACGGCTGATATTTCGAAAGGTGCGCTGTGGAGCAGCCATTTATCATTTGATAATTATGTTGCGGCAATTACTCAGACACCGATTATTCGTTATTTATTTAACAGTTTAGTTATTTCATTATTAACAATGCTGGCTCAACTGCTCTTTTGTTCAATGAGTGCCTATGCCTTTGTCTTTTTAAAGTTCAAAGGACGCGATGGCTTGTTTTACTTGGTTTTAGCGACGATGATGTTGCCGTTTGAGGCGGAAGTTATTCCAAATTTTGCGACAGTTCGGAGTTTGAATCTGTTAAATCATTATGCGGTGATGGTTGTGCCATTCTTGACTTCAGCTTTTGGAATTTTTATGTTGCGGCAAGCATTTTTGCAGATACCAGCGGAAGTGAAAGAAGCAGCCGATGTCGAAGGATTATCCCATTGGCAGTTCTATGGCAAAGTAGTCTTGCCATATAGTCGGATTAGTTTATTGACCTTAGCAGCCTATAGTTTCTTGGCTAGCTGGAATCAGTATCTCTGGCCGATGCTGACAACATTTAGTGATAATTTTCGACCAGTTCAAGATGGTTTGCGGCAGTTGCAGTCACAAGAAACATTTAATAATTGGGGGATGATTCAAGCAAGCGCTGCAATTGTAGTTATCCCAACATTATTGGTTTTATTTATTGGACAGCATTATTTTAAATCTGGCTTGAATGAAGGAGCGGTCAAATAA